The Deinococcus seoulensis region GCCGGACTGCTGGGCACGGTGTTCGGGCTGGCCGGATCGATCAGCAGCCTGAGCGGCCCGATCCGCAACGCCGCGCGGGCCACCGAGCCGGGTGAACTGGCGAACGCGCTGGGGAACACCATGAGTGTCATGCAGGGCGCGTTCGGCGCGAGCCTGTGGGGCATCCTGCTGAGCCTGGGGACCGGGATCGTGTACACCCTGGCGTCCCGCACGCAGGAAGCCTTCCAGGATCAACTGACCGGGTTCGTGCACGCCGAACTGGTCCCCGCGACCTTCCCCAGGGCGATCACCTCCCAGATGGAACGCATGGGCCGTTACCTGCGCGACGCCGGGAACAGCTTCCAGGACATCCACAAACGCCTTCAGGAGGTGGCCGGGCAACTGGAAACCGTGCTGGAGCAGGCCGGCGACACGCTGGGCCAGAGCCTGACGCAACTGGCCGCCACCAGCACGCAGATCGAGACGGTGTTCGGCAGCATGGACGACTCCGTGCGTCAACTCACGGCCGGACTGAACCAGGGTGTCAGTGACCTGGTGCAGGCGCAGGAAGGCGCGGCCACGTCGCTGCGCAGCAGCAGCCACGAGATCACGGGGCAGCTCAGCGCCCAGGCGACCAGCATCACGCGCCTTCAGGAGACCGTCACCACCGAGACCACCCGTCTGCTCGAACGGGTCAGTACCGTCGGGGACGCCCTGAGCCGCGCCAGCGGGAAGTTCGAGAAGGCCGGAGAGGTCTTCCAGACCGAGCAGAGCAACTACGCCGCCCGCCTGGACAGCAACTTCGAGCAGTTGACGCGCACGCTGGGCCGCGCGCCCGTCAGCGGAGACTGACCGTGACCTCCCGATTACAGGCCGACACCAACCCCTACATCGCCTTCAGTGACCTGACCCTGAACCTGGTGTTCGTGCTGATCTTCTTCCTGGGCGGCATCCTGGCCGTCGGGCAGGCCGGGTGGGAACAGGTGCGGTACCGCAACGCCCAGGAGAAGGTCGTGCAGGCCGTCCGGGCCGCGCCGCTGGACGTGCGCCCGCTGCTGCTGTCGCCCGCGCAGCGCAACGACCCGCCGGGCGCGCAGCGCTGGGTGTTCCGCTCGCAGGGCATGTTCCAGGGCAACACCGCGAAACTCAGCCCGGCCGGGCAGGCGGCGCTGGTGGCGTTCGCGCGCGTGCTGCGGGCCGAGCAGGTCAACTGGAAACGCGTGCGCATCGAGGGCCACACCCAGACGTCCAAACCCAGCACGCCGGAACGCTGGGACCTGTCGGCCGCGCGGGCCAGCGCCGTCGCCGAGGCCTTCTACCTGCGCGGCGGCATCAGTCCCAACCGGCTGGCCATTGCCGCGCGCGGCG contains the following coding sequences:
- a CDS encoding OmpA family protein; the encoded protein is MTSRLQADTNPYIAFSDLTLNLVFVLIFFLGGILAVGQAGWEQVRYRNAQEKVVQAVRAAPLDVRPLLLSPAQRNDPPGAQRWVFRSQGMFQGNTAKLSPAGQAALVAFARVLRAEQVNWKRVRIEGHTQTSKPSTPERWDLSAARASAVAEAFYLRGGISPNRLAIAARGGQTSYAGVKFDPRNERVEIVVEYAQKSAP